The Nocardia vinacea genome contains the following window.
CAATCTCGAAGGATTTCCGGAGGATTGGAAGGAAAACCCGGAGGCGTTCGTGAAATTTGTTCGCGAACACCAGTTTCCGAGCTTCCTCGAATACGGTGAGTATCCGTACGTCACCGCCGACGAGATCAAAAAGGCGCTGCGGCTGAAAGCGGCGTTCTCCGACATGCTCGACCAGATGCAGTAACCCCGTGCCATGCTCGAACTCGACGATATTCAGCACATCCTGCTGACCCGGACCCCGGCGATGACCGGCCGCTACGAGTTCCTGTCCTTCGACGATCCCGCAGGGGCACGGGCTTGGTTGACGCCGCTGGTGGACCGCGTGCAATCGGCGGCGGACGTGCGCGCCACGATGGACAGTTCCGACCGCTGGGTCACGCTGGCCTTCACCTGGCGCGGGCTGCGGGCGCTCGGCGTGCCCGAGGAAACGCTCGCCACCTTCCCGGACGAGTTCCGCGAAGGCATGGCCGCACGCGCTGACATCCTGGGCGACACGGGCGCTGCTCATCCCGATAACTGGGTAGGCGGGCTGGCCGGTGACGACCTGCACGCCATCGCGATCCTGTTCGCCCGCACCGATGCCGAGTACCAGCGCTGCACCACCGAACACCACAAACTGGTCGCTCGTTGCTCCGGTGTGCGCGTGTTGTCGTTTTTGGATCTGAACGCGACGCCGCCCTTCGACTACGCCCACGATCATTTCGGGTTCCGAGATCGGTTGTCCCAGCCGGTGATCGCCGGATCCGGCGAAGCACCGACCCCCGGCTCGGGCGCAGCGTTGCAACCCGGGGAATTCATCCTGGGCTACCCCGACGAGGAGAGGCCGGCGCGAGCGCTGCCACAGCCGGAGGTGTTGTTCCGCAACGGAAGCTATATGGCCTACCGGCGGCTACAAGAACACGTCGGCGCGTTTCGGAACTATCTGCGTGAGCACGCGGACACCCCGGACGGGCAGAACTTGATCGCCGCGAAGCTCATGGGGCGCTGGCGCAGCGGCGCACCCCTGGTGCTGGCACCGGACCGGGATGATCCGGCGCTGGGCGCGGACCCCATGCGCAACAACGACTTCAACTACAAGGAAATGGACCCGCACGGCTACGCGGTACCACTCGGCGCGCATGCGCGGCGCCTGAATCCCCGTGACACCGCGGTGAACATGAACCGCCGCAGAATGATTCGCCGCGGCGCCACCTACGGGCCCGCGCTACCCGAGGATGCCCCCGACGACGGGGTGGACCGCGGGATCGCCGCGTTCATCATCTGCGCCAGCCTGGTACGCCAGTTCGAGTTCGCCCAAAACGTCTGGATCAACGACAAGACATTTCACGAACTCGGCAACGAACACGACCCCATCTGCGGCACCCAGGACGGCACCCTCGACTTCACGATCCCCAAGCGGCCCATCCGTAAGACGCATGCGGGACTGCCGGCGTTTACCACGCTCAGAGGCGGTGCGTACTTCTTCCTTCCGAGCATAAGCGCTCTGCGATACCTGGCCACGCTCGACAGCCGAGAGGTCACACCATGAGCAGCACTCTGCCGCCGGCACGGACGTACAACCAGAGCCATATTCCGCGCAATCACGACGGGCGACGACGGATGAGCATCTATTGGGCCTGGAGCTATCCATGGGAGGCCCAACGCGATCCCGCCGAGATGTACAACCGCTTCTCGACGATGACCGAGGTCCGCAACGTACTGTGGCCGGGCTACGAGACTCCGGAATACGACGCCGCGCACTTCCTGCAGGGCATCGCCGGCACACTGGAGCTGTTCCATCGCTCGACGCTGGCGTTTCAGCAACTGGCCGAAGAGGCCACCGGTCACCCCGTCGCGGTGTTCCAGCGCATCGACCAGGCCGGCTACACCTTGCCGATCGACGAGCGGATCCTGGCCGACACCGACACCCTGATGGTATTCGGGCTCGATCACATCCTTTCTGAGCAGCAAGCCGCCTCAGACGAGATCGACGCGATCCGCGACTGGCTGCAACGTGAAGGCACCTGCCTGCTGCTGGCGCCGCACCACGACGTCGGGTGCACCGACGACTACGCGCAGCGACAAATGGAATACGCGCATCACGGCGACCCGTTGGTGCCGCGGCAGCAACGATTCGGCCAGTACACACGCTCGCTCATGCAGGGCCTCGATGTTCCGGTGCACAACAAATGGGGCCTGCGACCCGCCGTCGTCGACGGCACCGGCGACATCGCACCCTTGACCGGGTTCCGCGATCTCGACATGCCCCGGCTGCTGGACAACGTGACGACGTTCAACTTCCACCCCCATTTACCGCACTACGAGCTGACCGCGCCGGAATCCGACTCGCTTCGCGTCCTTGGCCGCCAGCGTGTCGACCCCGGGCGACCCCATCCCTTCACCGCCGCCGGCAATACCGAATTCAATGCGTTGATCTGGATGCCACCTGTCGACCGACGAGCCGGCGATATCGTGCTGATCGACTCCACCAACTTCACCACGCTGTTCGGCGGCACTGACAGTCTCCGCAACCTCTGGCACAACCTGGCCACCATGAAGTGACCACTGGTTCAGGGTTTGGGGTGAATCCAGAGGGCTTGGGCTACGGCGCAGAGGTCGCCGGAGGGGGTGGCGAGTGCGATGCCGACGGTGTGTTTGCGGCCTTGGTGGCTGATGGGCCAGGCGTAGGAGATGTAGGGGGAGTCGGCGTAGACGGGGTGGAGTTGGTTGGCGGTGAGGGCCGCGGTTACGCCGCCGAAGCCCATGCCTTGTTTGCGCATCGCGGTCCAGCCGCCGGGGCAGTCGAGAGCGGCCCAGACGACTTCCGGTGGGAGTCGGCCGGATTCGTCGGCCAGGCCGGGATCCGGAGTCCATGCGGCGATGACGAGGTCGTGATCCGGTGTGTCCCAGGTGAGTAGCCGCAGGCCGCGCCCGGGTGCGCAGGCGGCGCCGCAGCCATAGCAGTCGGTGACGCGGCGCGACACCATGGCCGCGTCGGTGACGGCCTTCGCCTCGGCCCAGCTCGGGGCGGGCGGCGGATCGATGGTGAGTGCCGCCGGAGTGGATTCGGCGAGCAGCGCGCCGTCGGCATCGGTCAGCGCATAGCCACCGGATCTGGTGGGGCGCAATGACATCGGGGTCTCCAGTGGTACCCTCGCGCGGAAGTCGACGCGCATCTCGGTGGCCTCGCATGGCCCGGCCAGCAGGCCCGCGACATAGCCGCCGAACGCGACGTCGGGATATCCGTGCACGTGTTCGGGGACGGTGACTGTCTCGGTCTGGATCACGTGTCGCTCGAGCCCTTCTGTGCCGTCTTTCTGGATCGACCGTACCTCCGGATTCGGACGCATCGGAATCTTGGTAGTGAAAACCTCGGGCTGTTCACCGCGTGGCCGACCCGCATCCGGTGAGGGGCGGGTCGGTTATTGCGCGGCCTGACCACCGAGTTGGGTGAGCAGCACGCTGATCACACCGGCCTCCTGACTCTGGCTCTGGAACATCGAGCGCGCGGTTTCCTTGATCGGGCCTGAGGTCAGAAGCTCGTCTGCGGCACGAGCCATCACCAGTCCGCCTTGATGATGACGGAACATCAACTGCAGGAACAGTATTTCGGCATCGTGACCGCGGGCTGCGGACAGTGCGTCGAGTTCGGCGGTAGTCGCCATACCCGGCATCGCATCGCCGGTCGACTGGCCTGCGCTCGGATGATGTTGCGACACAGCCGCCTCGGCGTGCATCCACGCCATCGGATGCGACGACAGTGGCGACGCATCGGCCAGCCGCAACCACCCGAGCATGGTCCCGATCTCGATGCGCTGCGCGTCCGAAAGCTGTTGCGCCAGCCGCAGCACGGTCGGGTCCACGTCACGATCCAAGCGCTGCACCATGATCAGTGCTTGCTGATGATGTGCGGTCATATCCTGCGCGAATCCGATCTCGACCGGGTTGAGAACCGGTGCGGCCGTATGCTCTTCGGGCAGTACGAGTGGGCGCAGCGCCGCGCCGAGCACCACCAGGACGAACGCAACAGAGACGAGCGCCGCGACTCGGAACCAACGGGACACAGCTACGACCCGACGGTCGATTGCTGATTCTCGGGCACCGTATACACGTCGTTCTCCAGTTGCAGCACCATGAATCCGTTATCGGAGCAGGCGACATACAGCTGGTTGCCGCGCCACTCCGGCGGCGAGAAACACCAGTCGGTGGAGACATCGCCGAAGGCGAGGTTGCCGGTGCGCGGGGTGAGCGCGTCCAACGGATTGAATTGACCCTCCAACACCGCGCGTACGGCCGGTGGTGTGCTCATCAACGGCACACCGATGATCGACGCGAGTGCATGCGGTGAGTTCCACAGGCTCAGGTTCTGGCCGGTTCGTGCGGGCGGATTGAAGTAGGCGATCTCGCGGATATCGTGCGGATCGCGGACGTCGAAAATCCTGATGCCGGAGGAGATCCAACCGCACGCGAGGGCAGTGGGGTTGTCCCGGCGGTCGGCGGCACAGTAGTGCGATTCGTAGGCGAAGACCGAACCGCCCATCGAACTACCGATATTGCTGTCGATGTTCTGCAGCAGGTTGATCTCCAGCTTCACCTTCCCGGCCACCTTCGGTGCGGTGTCGTTGGAGATATCGATGAGTTTCACGCCGCCGGAACCGCCTTCGTCGACGGTGTAGAGGTAGGGCTTGCCGTCGTAGGTCACCGGGATGCTGTGCTGGGTAGCCCAGCCGTCGGTCCAGAAGGTGCGGCCGATATGGGTGACCTGCGGGTTGGGATCGCGGCGCTGAACCGCGCTGATATCGAGCACAGTGAATCCGCCGAGCGCGGAAAGGTACATGCGATTGCCGTCCGGACTGATGCCGAAGCCGTGCGCCTCGATTCCGGTCAGCCCCTGCCAGATGACGTGCGGATCGGTCGGATCGGTGAGATCGACCGCGCTGACGAAACCGGGCGCGACGCCCGAGGCCCAGTAGGTGCGGCCGTCGGGCGACCAGCCGCCCTCGTGTGTGGTGATCGGCAGCGGCATCAGCAGATTCGTGCCCGGTCCCGGATTGAGCAACTTCGGATACGCGCAATCGGAGACGTCGTAGACCGACAGATAGCCGACGCCCTCGCCGACCGGCACACCGGTCCCGACCAGCAGTTTGCGTTCGGTATTGACCTTGAGGCTCTCCCAGGTACCCGCGAGCATCGCGGGTTCGGTCAGGGTGACCGTCGGGCGCGGGTGCGCTGGATCGGAGACGTCGAGCACCTGGACGCCGCGGCCCTCGCTGATCAGGTCGCCGGGAAAGAACGAACCCAGGTAGGCGCAATGGTCGAAGCTGGTGGAAGTGATGCCCGCGCCGCGCCCGGCGTAATTGCCGACCATCGACATATTGCAGCTGTAGCCCTGCGTGCTGCGCCGACTGTCGCGGTCGGCGGCCGAAACATCGCCCTGCAGCCCGGTTTCCGGCATCGATCCCGGTCCGCAGTCCGCCCGGGGTACCGAGGTCCGGCCGACATCGAGGAATTCCTGGACCGCCGTGGCGATATCGGATTGCAGATCGGCAGATGCGCTGCTCGGCAACAGCATCGCGGCCACGATAGTGGTGGCGAACAAGGCCAAGGGCCGGGCACGGCGCAGTCTCAGCTTCGGGTGCATCGTTGCATCCCAACTTTCCTCATCATGGGCACAGACCACGCCGACTCAGACGGAGCATGAACTGACTACATGGTAGTAATAGGGAGTAACTTAAAGGAGTGTTTTGGCGGAAAAGCCAGGTGCTCGGCGTGCGGCGCCGCGACGCTCAACTGGCGGTGAGTGCCTTGGTGTCTGCTGTCAGCAATGATGTGCAGACGTCGAGCAGTGACTGTCTGAGTCCCGTCGACCGCTCGGCCAACGCCGACTGCGCCCGGACGTATTCGGCACGCCCTACCGGTGTTTCGATGCGGATCGGCTCGTAGCCGTAGTCGGTGAGGTCGTACGGACTGGCGCACATATCGAGTTCGCGTGCAGCGCAGGCGAACTCGAAATAGTCGAGCAGCAGGTCGGAGGAGATGAGCGGGGTCAGTTTGAAACCCCATTTGTAGAGGTCCATATTGGCGTGCAGGCAGCCGGGCTGTTCACGGGCGACCTGGTCGGCACGGGTCAACGGTTCCGCGTTGCGACCCACCGCGTCCGGGGTGAAGAAGCGGAATGCGTCGAAGTGGGTGCAGCGCAAGGACATCGATTCGACGACGGCATCGGTGCCGGTGCTGCCCAGGCGCAGTGGCACCTGTTGGTGGCGGACCTCGTCGGTTTTGTACACCATTGCCCACTCGTGCAGGCCGAAGCAGGACAGCTGTGCCGGGCGGGATGCCGTGGCGCGCA
Protein-coding sequences here:
- a CDS encoding peroxidase, which encodes MLELDDIQHILLTRTPAMTGRYEFLSFDDPAGARAWLTPLVDRVQSAADVRATMDSSDRWVTLAFTWRGLRALGVPEETLATFPDEFREGMAARADILGDTGAAHPDNWVGGLAGDDLHAIAILFARTDAEYQRCTTEHHKLVARCSGVRVLSFLDLNATPPFDYAHDHFGFRDRLSQPVIAGSGEAPTPGSGAALQPGEFILGYPDEERPARALPQPEVLFRNGSYMAYRRLQEHVGAFRNYLREHADTPDGQNLIAAKLMGRWRSGAPLVLAPDRDDPALGADPMRNNDFNYKEMDPHGYAVPLGAHARRLNPRDTAVNMNRRRMIRRGATYGPALPEDAPDDGVDRGIAAFIICASLVRQFEFAQNVWINDKTFHELGNEHDPICGTQDGTLDFTIPKRPIRKTHAGLPAFTTLRGGAYFFLPSISALRYLATLDSREVTP
- a CDS encoding DUF305 domain-containing protein, translating into MSRWFRVAALVSVAFVLVVLGAALRPLVLPEEHTAAPVLNPVEIGFAQDMTAHHQQALIMVQRLDRDVDPTVLRLAQQLSDAQRIEIGTMLGWLRLADASPLSSHPMAWMHAEAAVSQHHPSAGQSTGDAMPGMATTAELDALSAARGHDAEILFLQLMFRHHQGGLVMARAADELLTSGPIKETARSMFQSQSQEAGVISVLLTQLGGQAAQ
- a CDS encoding 3-methyladenine DNA glycosylase; the protein is MIVLAESEWRTKAAAHRARLHELVGPYLERRAAGSSHPVIDFLFTYYGHKPAQLRRWHPGFGVALAGAREYDEARGYHRHDMRSGAVVYTADPAFIGRRRDTVEFIAKLLRATASRPAQLSCFGLHEWAMVYKTDEVRHQQVPLRLGSTGTDAVVESMSLRCTHFDAFRFFTPDAVGRNAEPLTRADQVAREQPGCLHANMDLYKWGFKLTPLISSDLLLDYFEFACAARELDMCASPYDLTDYGYEPIRIETPVGRAEYVRAQSALAERSTGLRQSLLDVCTSLLTADTKALTAS